GGGGATGTTCCCCATCGCCTTCCTCACCATGGTGGGCATCCTCGAAGCCATCGACTCCACCCTGGAGGATGCCGCACTGAACCTGAGGGCCAACCGATGGGAAACCTTCAAAACGGTGACCCTCCCTCTCTCGGTGCCCGGACTGCTCAGCTCCTGGCTCCTGGTGTTCACCAACTCTCTGGCCGATTTCGCGAACCCCCTGATTCTCTCCGGGAGCTTCCGGGTGCTTTCCGTGGAATCCTACATGGAGGTCACGGGAATGAACCGCCTCGGCCACGGGGCCGCTCTTTCCCTGCTGCTGCTCCTGCCCACCCTGTCCGCCTTTCTTGCCCAGCGGTACTGGGTAAGCCGCAAATCCTACGTCACCGTCACGGGGAAACCCTCGGGCCGCATGACGGAGCTCGTGTCGCCGGCGGTGAAGCGTATTCTGGTCACCCTGATGGTCCTGATCGTCCTCTTCCTTCTGAGCCTCTACGGAACCATCATCGCCGGGTGCTTCGTGAAGAACTGGGGCATCGACTACAGCTTCAGCCTGGCCAACTTCAGGGAGGCCTTCGAGCGGGGATGGAGGGTGCTCCTTGACACCATGACGCTCGCAGGCGCGGCCACGCCCATCGCGGGCATCCTGGCCATGATCGCCGCTCTTGTGCTTGCAAGGAAGAAATTTCCCTGCAAGCGGTTGCTCGACATGCTCATCCTGACCCCCTTCGCCCTTCCGGGCACCCTGGTGGGCATCAGCTACATTCTGGCCTTCAACAAGGCCCCCCTCATCCTCGTCGGGACGGCGGCCATCATCGTGATCAACTACGTCATCAGGGAACTTCCCGTGGGCGTGGAGGGAGGACTCGCCTCCCTGAAGCAGATCGACCCGGCCATCGAAGAGGCGGCCGCGGACCTCGGAGCCGACACCCCCACGGTGTTCCGCACCATCGTCCTCCCGCTGATACGGCCGGCCTTCATCTCCAGCCTCTCCTACACCTTCGTCCGGTCCATGACGGCTGTGAGCGCCGTCATCTTCCTCATCTCCGCCAAGTGGTACCACCTGACCGTCCTCATCTACAATTTCTCCGAAAACCTGCGGTTCGGCCTGGCGAGCGTCCTCGCGACGACGCTCATCGTGATCGTCCTTCTGACCTTCGGGCTTCTGCGGCTGGTGGTCCGGAAGAACGAAAATCTCGCAAAGACCATGAGCATCTGAGGTGGGAC
This genomic interval from Aminivibrio sp. contains the following:
- a CDS encoding iron ABC transporter permease, producing the protein MTIPSRKFFSPAFSVLLFASLLFWMYNALAGSFGSIAENHYKKAAEVAMGSVPSKDEAIDGWIRRISGPSRDFELLFLKGFPEDREGMKIFAPTPALGEFFALHGKDRDFARGIESAMYDEMYQPAQRFFLDGEERRVLFAPAHDGETGDVTGTAVFLFSPGDFDQFLSLLRGLFLLALVLFAAVFAVASYSRDPITGYVILGLFTIVGVFVAYPLFEAVRLTFLKDGKFSLETWKSILTTRQYVTALRGSITLGAFTATASTIVGFLFAFVISRTAIRGKKFFSAMATLPIISPPFSLTLSIILLFGNNGLITKQVLGLENFTIYGLGGLTLVQTMGMFPIAFLTMVGILEAIDSTLEDAALNLRANRWETFKTVTLPLSVPGLLSSWLLVFTNSLADFANPLILSGSFRVLSVESYMEVTGMNRLGHGAALSLLLLLPTLSAFLAQRYWVSRKSYVTVTGKPSGRMTELVSPAVKRILVTLMVLIVLFLLSLYGTIIAGCFVKNWGIDYSFSLANFREAFERGWRVLLDTMTLAGAATPIAGILAMIAALVLARKKFPCKRLLDMLILTPFALPGTLVGISYILAFNKAPLILVGTAAIIVINYVIRELPVGVEGGLASLKQIDPAIEEAAADLGADTPTVFRTIVLPLIRPAFISSLSYTFVRSMTAVSAVIFLISAKWYHLTVLIYNFSENLRFGLASVLATTLIVIVLLTFGLLRLVVRKNENLAKTMSI